One Cyanobacterium sp. T60_A2020_053 genomic window, ATAGGTAATTTTTTTAATTAAATTTTTAACTGTTTGATTATACCTCAGTTTGGTTGTCAAAAAAATTAGATCAAAAGCCTTCTCTTTTAACGCAGGGGATTTTTGAAGTTGGCATCAAAACACTTTACCCTCAGCAATAAACCCTCAAAAATTATTGATACAAATGAGCAATTTATGAAAAATAACTATTTGGCTTAACTCTTTAATTTATAAGCATTTCACCGCGACACCTGACACCTGAAACCTGACACCTCCGCCCCCAAAATACTTTTTCAGCAAACCCTACTTATTATCCTTGTTTGACACCTTGACCAAAAAATTTCGGCGGTTTTTTCATGGTATAAACTTCCGTTTCATTTTGAATGGCTTGGCGCACATAACCCGGTGTTTGTAGCATTCCTAACAAACTAATGCCATCAAAAGAGCGAAAGTCGTTAGTAGTTTTTTGCTCTAATAAACGATCAATTTTATCAGGATCAGGGATGGTATCGAAATTCTGTTCAGAAGCAATGGCAAAGCCCCAAGCTGAACCATAAGTACAAGTAGGAGCAAAATAGGCATGGACATGACTAAACACTGTTTTTAAGGTATTAACCAAGCGCCCGTGAATGTGTAAGTTAGCTGGGGCGATAGGTCCAGCTTGAATCACTACGATACCATTATCTCTTAATACTTTTTTCAAACGGGCAAAATATTCTTGAGTAAATAATTGAAAAGAAGGACCTTCTTCGATAGGATCAGAAAGATCAGAAATAACTATATCCCATTGAGCGCCCGTAGTATCCAAAACCTCAAAAGCGTCACCAATAACTAATTCTAAACGAGGATCATCAAAAGCGCCTTGGTGCATTTCTGGTAAATGCTGACGACAGGCTTCCACTACTTCTCCATCAATGTCAACCATCGTGGCTTTTTTTACTGATTGCCAACGGAAAACTTCCCGCACGGTAGCGCCCTCCCCGCCACCTAAAACCAACACATTTTCAGGATGAGGATGATTTATCATTGCCGGATGAACTAAGGCTTCATGATAGAGAAATTCATCTCCGGTGCAAGATTGCCATTTGCCATCTAAAACTAATGCTTTACCATAAGCGCCACTTTCGACGATATACATATCCTGATAGGGAGTTTTGGCGTGCGCTAAAATATTGGTAATACCGTGTACATAAATGTCATAGGGAGTAATATATTCGCTAATCCATACATCCGCATTGACTTGAGAACCTGCCATAATTTCTCTTCCAAAAAAAATAACCAGCCTATGATTATAACTTATTTTGTTGTTTCGTAGGGCTTGATAATATTCAACCTTTACAGGCTTCAGCCCTTAAAATATGTACTTTTGAAGAAGTCTAATATAACTATTGTATTTAAGTTGTGAGATTATCAATCACCCCTTGTTATGAAAATGGGGTTTAAACCCTTTGTTCAATAAATTATCTACTAATTTTTTTGTTATTCCTATTGATTATTAAAATTTTTTATTATGAATCCAAATCCAGCAATCATGCAATCGGTAGAGGCACTCAATTATCGAGTTACGGTGGGAGATGTTGCCCTCAAAAGTGGCTTAGATGTCCAAATTGCCCAACAAGAATTATTAAATTTGGCTTCTTCTGCCAATGGACATTTACAGGTAGCAGATACGGGCGATATTGTTTATTTATTTCCTCAAGATTTTCGCAATGTTTTGCGTAATAAATATTGGCGGTTACGTCTGAAAAGTTGGTTAGAAAAAATTTGGAATGTTATTTTTTATTTGCTCAGAATTTCTTTTGGAATTATTCTGATTGCTTCCATTATTTTAGTGTTAATTGCTATCGTAGTAATTGTTATTGGTATGAGTTCAAATCGTGATGATAATGATAATCGTAGCATTAATAATTCTAGGGGCGGAGGTATGATGTTTTTCCCTCGTTTTTGGTTTACTCCCGATTTTTTCTATATCTTTAGTCCTAATTATCACCGCCGAAATAATCGATTTCAACAATTAGAAAATCAACAGGAAAATGAGCTTAATTTTTTAGAAAGTATTTATTCTTTTCTTTTTGGTGACGGCAATCCTAACCAAAATTTAGAAGAAAGAAGATGGCGAGAAATTGCTTCTGTAATTCAATCGGCGAAGGGCGCTGTTATTGCTGAACAAATAGCTCCTTATTTAGATAATATTACTATTTATAATGAGCGAGATGAAGATTATATGTTACCCGTTTTAACTCGTTTTAATGGTTATCCTGAAGTATCAGAAGAAGGGGAAATTATCTATTATTTTCCTGAATTACAAGTTACTGCTAAACAAACAAGAAACATTAACATAATTCCTTATTTAAAAGAGAATTTTTGGCGTTTTACTATTGCTACCAGTCAACAAAAAATTATGGCGGTAGCTTTAGGGGGAATTAACTTTGTTTTACTACTGGTTTTAGGGTCCTTATTATCTTCTGAAGTGGTTGCTGAATTAGGTAGTTTTATTTATTTTGTTAGTTCTATTTATGGTATATTAGTTACCTACGCTATAGGTTATTTAGCTATACCTCTCATTAGATATTTTTGGTTACAAAGTCGTAATAAAAAAATAGAAAAAAGAAATCAAAATCGCCAAGAAATGGCTAATTTTTTACAGGAAAACAAACAACAGTTATTACCTAAACTGAATTATGCTCAAAAATTTGCTCAACAAAAAGTAATTAATCAAGAAGATATTACTTATTCTACAGAAAGAAATTTATTAGACCAAGTGATGGAGTCTTGGGAAAATCAATAATAATGGATAATTGTCAATTATCGATTTTCCATTGTCAATTATTATATGGAGCTAAGCGGATTCGAACCGCTGACTTCCTCAATGCCATTGAGACACTCTACCAACTGAGTTATAGCCCCTAATACGGTAATATACATTATGCCATAAACTATCTTAAAAAATCAACCTTTTGATGATGATTGATTCTCAAACTTATTTTTTGAAGGATGACGAGGAGACAAAACAACTCGGTTACAATCTATCTTTAACGTTAACGCCTAATACTGTTATCCTGTTGCGAGGGGAGATGGGCGCTGGTAAAACTACTTTGATTCAGGGGGTGGGCGCTGGGTTAGGTATTACTGAAGCGATTGTGTCACCGACTTTTACTCTCGTTAATGAGTATTTAGAAGGGCGCATCCCTCTTTATCATATTGATTTATATCGTCTTGATGGTGAAGAAATTGCTGATTTACGTTTAGAAAATTACTGGCAAGGTAGGGAGGTTGAGGCTGGTATTACGGCTATTGAGTGGGCGCAGTTACTGCCTTATTTCCCTGACAATTATTTACTTATTGATTTAACCCTCACGGAAGACGGAGGAAGAAAAGCCGTTATTTCAGTTTGAGATTGTTTTGGAAATGATCTGAGGTTATTATGGGCGAAGTAGGAAAAATCTGCAAACTTTCATTTTTGCTTACAGCGCATTTCAAATGAATAAACCACGTTTTTTGTTTCTCGCAGAGGCGCAAAGACGCAAAGATAATATTTGTAATAATCCAAAGTGTGGTTTAAGGAAATGAAAACTGCTGTAAACTTCGTATGTCTAAATCAATTAAAAAGCATTATTGTTGGGTTACGCTATCGCCAACCCAACCTACAAATTTAATAAGTAGGGTTGTTAATTTTCAAAATCTGTTCCCATCATAGCAGGATCGATTAAGGTAATATCAAAGGGATCATCTGGGGGCAAGGTGGCAAATACATCTCGGTTAGATTGATGGTAAATAACAAACACTTGAGGACCAAAAACTACTTTATCACCGGTTTTGAGTTGTAAATTATTAACTTTGCGCCCGTTAACTAAAATGCCGTTAGCGCTAAGATTTTTGCCGTCGCCATCAACGATGTGATAATGGGCGTAGCCGTTTTCGTCAAAAATACGCATGATGGTGGCGTGATGACGGGAAACGAAGGGAGATTGAATGACAATATCACACCGTTGCCCTCTACCTATAGAATATTTATTTTTTTTCAGCAAAAGTTCTCTTCTGCCTTTATCGTCTTCAACAACTAAAATATGGGCTGTATGGGGTTGGGCTGTCATCGTTAATTTGGTTGATCTTAAACTGTTAACCTATACCCACCGTGTAATAAATTACACGGCTAACGGTGTTTCGTTCAATAAATTGAACTAAGATGAGACTGTTTTTGATTTCTCATCATCAAGAGAGCTTGATATTAGCTAATCAAATTTTTTATCTCTTTTAAAGATAGTATAAATTGAGAACGCTTTACTATTTTATCTGTTATCAATAATTAAGTATCCATTTTTTTAAGCTGTAGGGAGTTAGTCACTACCACAATGGAACTTAGTGCCATCAGCGCCCCTGCCGTAGCAGGATTGAGT contains:
- a CDS encoding spermidine synthase, which gives rise to MAGSQVNADVWISEYITPYDIYVHGITNILAHAKTPYQDMYIVESGAYGKALVLDGKWQSCTGDEFLYHEALVHPAMINHPHPENVLVLGGGEGATVREVFRWQSVKKATMVDIDGEVVEACRQHLPEMHQGAFDDPRLELVIGDAFEVLDTTGAQWDIVISDLSDPIEEGPSFQLFTQEYFARLKKVLRDNGIVVIQAGPIAPANLHIHGRLVNTLKTVFSHVHAYFAPTCTYGSAWGFAIASEQNFDTIPDPDKIDRLLEQKTTNDFRSFDGISLLGMLQTPGYVRQAIQNETEVYTMKKPPKFFGQGVKQG
- the tsaE gene encoding tRNA (adenosine(37)-N6)-threonylcarbamoyltransferase complex ATPase subunit type 1 TsaE; translation: MIDSQTYFLKDDEETKQLGYNLSLTLTPNTVILLRGEMGAGKTTLIQGVGAGLGITEAIVSPTFTLVNEYLEGRIPLYHIDLYRLDGEEIADLRLENYWQGREVEAGITAIEWAQLLPYFPDNYLLIDLTLTEDGGRKAVISV
- a CDS encoding FHA domain-containing protein, yielding MTAQPHTAHILVVEDDKGRRELLLKKNKYSIGRGQRCDIVIQSPFVSRHHATIMRIFDENGYAHYHIVDGDGKNLSANGILVNGRKVNNLQLKTGDKVVFGPQVFVIYHQSNRDVFATLPPDDPFDITLIDPAMMGTDFEN